TTCCAGTCACTACTTGACCACGGTGAAACGGAAAGCGACACGGCGTATGTAGCACGTGCGCCACGGCGGCCAGGTTCCCGGCAAACATTTGTGTCAATCGCGGGTATCCATGCGCAAGGATCAGCAATCGCGGTTGCACACCTGACGGATAAACACAAATTCAAAAAGCTAGCCCAAAACGTTGGCGGAGACCTATTTTCGATGGTCGTTTCCGGGGATTTCTCCGATGAACCGTTGCGACCTAACGAAACCCATCAACTAGCGCTGTATACGCACGGGCCTCCTCAGGTGCATGCACCAACTGGGATAATTTCAACGAAAAGCTCGGCTCAGGGGCCCGAAAATGAGTAATGATGACTGCTTGGCCCCACGATCAATCAAGGGCGCTGCACCAGAAGAAGCCGGGATGACAAACGCACCCCTCGTCGGCCTATTCTTGAGCTAATTCAGAACTAAGCTAAAATTACCACCGTTAATTTTGCAGGTTGGCGGGTGTTTTGCACCACGCTCACACACACCATACGCCGTACAGAAAGGTACTCAGATGATTACCACTATTCTTGCTGGGCTATTGGCTGCAGGCACTGGTTTAACCGGACCCAGCACTCCAACCACAGAAGCTTCCCCTGCAGCCCAACACCAAGGACATGCGTCCACGGCTACTCCTGACCGCGATACTTCTGACGTGCAGGCGCTTATCGATGATGCCCAAGACCAAGCCGGCTACGAGTTCATTACTGTGCGCTACGAAGGAGAATTCGCGCATATCGCTTTGGATCCCGAAACCTACAATCCGGATAGCGATAGGGCGACATTTGAAGCAGTGTCCCAGTTGCTCACTGAGAAGGGTTATGAGGTCACTGCAGTTCTCTAAACCGTAAGCCCTTACTGCCCCGCAGGGGCTTTATTGGGGTTGCCCGCAAATCGTGGACACGTAGTAGAGCTACCTAGCGGTTAGGCAGCGATTTTTTCTTCGTTTCTGGTTTGGGTGATGTGATTTTCGAAATCGACAGGGCGGACCATCCCAAGGGCGGATTAGCAAACAGCTCAAGCAACGTCAACGGTCCAAACGATAAGCGGGGGTAAAACCGGCTACCGGGCGGCTACCGCCACCCCGGTACCTGGTACCGCCTTACCGGTCCCTAAAACAAGCCCGCGTCAGCTGAGCATCGCGACACCGTAGACCATGGCGCGGAAGTGCCATTGGTCGCCGGCGAGTAGTTGTGCTGCCGCGGTGGATTGGCCGACAAGACCCAGTGGGATCCAGGTGGTGGCAACCAAGCTGGTGGGAACCGTGGAAAAGACTCGCCGATAAACGAGGACGAACATGGGCAGTCCTGTGACCAAAGCCAGGAAAAAGCAGAACACGCCAATACCGTGGACAATCGAACCCCACTCGCCTGCTTGCGGTGCCAGCTGCGCCGAGGAAGTTGCAGTAACCATGGGCGCTACTAGTGGCAGTCCCCAGGTAAAGGCCGGAGAGTCGGGGCGTTTGAGGACAAGGAACTTTAGATACTTTATACAGGTAATTACGCTTAAAACGCCTCCTATTGCCCAACACACTGTGTGGATCAGCCAGGCATCCAAGATGAGAGAGTAGGCACTACCCAAAGCTAGGATGCCCATGGAGACCATGCCCCACGCAGGCATGGCTTTGGCGTTAAACCCTGGCTTACGGTACTTAATGAAACTTATTGAGAGCGCTAGGGCGACAAGCGTTGCGACGCTGAGCATGATTTCTGCGGGAAGGTGGCCCAGGGTTGGGCTCAGGTGAGCATCGATGAGAGACGAGGAGATTCCGAGCCCCATTACCGCTCCGGCCCAGCCAGGACCCAGCGGAGGAAGTTCTATCTCATTGCGAACCTTTAACATATTTTTCAGGTTAGGCACTGCTTGATGTGCGCGGGAGAGCGCATAATCCGAACGGGGTTACAATAAATGAATGTACCCCTCACGAGAAGATGGTAACGATGGATTCTCTCCCGTTCGACGCAGCTACGTTCCCGATGCTTTGACGGTTGATGCCGTCCTTGCTGTAGCTCGATATGGGGGTATGAACCAGGCTGCGAAACACCTGAATGTCTCCCAACAAACGGTTAGTACGCGCATCGCCAAGTTTGAAAAACGCCTCAATAATCGCATTTTTTGGCGCGGAGCCGCGGGTAGTTCCGTCACAGAAGTAGGCAGCCAAGTCGTCCGTGTGCTCGAGGGGTTAGAAGGCGCCTTGAACGAATGCGCGCGTGGCCTCGAAACAGCCGTTGGGGTTGGGGCCACCGAGGATATTAACTTGGTGGTTTCTCATACTGTGGCCGAAGTGGACTACCCCCGCTGGGCCGCGGCCTACCAACGCGCTCACCCACACGCTTATCTGCACATGCGCCAGCTCAATAGTCGAGAGGCGCAGCGCCACGTGGTTCAAGGGCAGGCAGAATTAGCGATTGTTGAGGGCCACTGGGTGGCCCACGAACTGCACGAGCGTGTGGTCGGACACGATGAACTCGTGGTTGTTGTCCCCGCAGAACACCGCTGGGCAAAGCCACACAATCACAATCAGCCAGCGATCCCCTCAGCGTCAGCATCGGAAACGAGGGTAGCTCCAGTGACGAAGGAGGAGCTGCAATCCACGCCCTTGGTGCTGCGTGAACAGGGAAGCGGCACACGAGAGGTGGTGGCGGATATTCTGGGAATGCTCGCCCCGCCGGCAGGGGAGTTCGGGTCTCTGGGAGCTCAACGTACTGCGATAGGCGCTCTGGGTGCGCCGGGGATTATCGCACGGCGAGCGGTGGAGCCACAGCTAGCCACAGGTGAATACGTAGAGGTTCCGGTGGTGGGAATCAGCTTTGACCGGCCGCTACGGGTGGTGTGGAGTGCGCAGAATCGCCTTTCTGATCCGGCCCAACAGTTTGTGCGCTTCCTTGTGGACTATGCGGGTGGGTGCGGAGACTAAAACACCCAAAGATTCAAAATATATCCAGCTCTGCGTAATCAGTCTCCGTACACAAACGGGCTGAAGCACTTGAGCCAGTCATTTCATCGGGATACAGCTAGCGAAATGCAGCAATAGCGAAGGAAACCTGAAGCACCGTCAGGCATAATACTTCTATGTCAAAGTTCTCTGAGGTCCTTGAACAGCTGCGCGAAAACCAACCACAGGCGAAGTACGGCATCGCCTTTGAAAAGCTCATGGTGAATTTTTTCCGTACCGATCCGACTTTGAGAACGCAATTTGATGAGGTCAGCCGCTGGGTTGATTGGCGCTATAACGGCGGCAAGGCGGATACGGGAATTGACTTGGTTGCCCGCCGGGTGGATGACGGCACGTGGATGGCCATCCAGTGCAAGTTCTACGCTTCCAATGCGCGCATCCAGAAATCTCATCTCGATTCTTTCTTTGAGGCCTCAGGGCATTCCTTTGAGACCGAAAACGGCAGCGAATACTTTGGCAGCCGCATGATTATCTCCACCACGGATCATTGGTCTTCACATGCGGAAACGGCGTTGGCCAACCAGATGATTCCCACCAGCCGCATCGGCCTTTCGACCATTGCAGAGTCCCCGATCAACTGGGATGTGGCCTTTCCCGGCTCTGAGGTGCAGGATAAAAATATCCAGATTAACCTCTCCCAGCGCGAAACTTTCGAACCGCGCCCGCACCAGCAAACGGCCATTGATAAGGCCATCGAGGGATTTAATACCCATGACCGCGGCAAGCTCATCATGGCCTGCGGTACTGGTAAGACGTTTACCGCGCTGCGCCTGGCGGAGCGCGTCGCAGAAGAGAATGGTGGCAAAGCCCGCATTCTGTTCCTCGTTCCTTCCATCTCCTTGTTGTCGCAGACACTAAAGGAGTGGACTGCTCAAGGCCGCCTAGACATGCGTGCCTTCGCGGTGTGCTCGGATTCGAAGGTTTCGAAGAAGGCGGAAGACATTGCGGTCTATGACCTCGAGGTTCCTGTATCTACGGACGGTGAGGAGATTACGCAGCGCTTTGCTTCTGGCAAGCGCGCCAAGGGCCTCAATATCGTCTTTTCTACCTATCAGTCCCTGCCGGCGGTCCATGAAGCGCAGCAGCAGGGCCTAGATGATTTTGATCTGGTCATTTGCGATGAGGCCCACCGCACCACAGGCATTACCTTGGCTGGGGAGGACTCCAGCAACTTCGTGCGCGTGCACGATTCGGATTACATCAAGGCTGCTAAGCGCTTGTATATGACTGCAACGCCACGGCTTTTCGATGACGCTGTTAAAGGCAAAGCCGCAGAGCACTCGGCGGAGCTGACCTCCATGGATGATGAGGGAATCTATGGACCGGAGTTCTATCGTTTGGGCTTCGGCGAGGCCGTGGACAAGGGCTTGCTTACGGACTACAAGGTCCTCGTGATGACCGTCGATGAATCCGTGGCAGCTAACGCCATGGCTCATAGTGAAAACAACCAGATCAACCTGACGCTGGCTTCTGCGATGATCGGTGCGTGGAATGGCCTGGCTAAACGCTCGGGTGAGTTGCAGGGAAAGAAGGGCGGTTTCGACGAAAACGCGCAGCCCATGCAGCGCGCGGTGGCCTTTGCCAAGGATATTAAGACTTCTGAGCAAATTGCGGAGAGCTTTCCTTCCCTGATTAGGACTCATCAAGAGTTGCTCAAGGACAAAGCGGCGCTTAGTGATGTCTCCTTAACCAACGTCGACCTGAACATTTCCGCTCAGCACGTCGATGGTGGCATGAACGCCATGGAGCGCGGGACGAAGTTGTCCTGGATTGAATCGCCCGCGGCCGAAAATGAAGCCCGGATACTTACCAATGCGCGCTGTCTTTCGGAGGGCGTGGATGTACCGGCGCTGGACTCGGTCATCTTCTTCAACCCCCGCAATTCCATGGTGGATGTGGTCCAGTCCGTGGGTCGCGTGATGCGTAAATCGGCGGGCAAGGATTACGGCTACATCATCTTGCCGGTCGCTGTCGCACAGGACGTGTCACCCTCGCAAGCCCTGAATGACAACCAACGCTTCAAGGTGGTCTGGCAGATTCTCAACGCACTGCGTGCACACGATGATCGCTTCAATGCCAAGATCAATTCCATTGCGCTCAATGGTGCAAACGCGCAAGATGAATTGCCTATTGACGTCAACCATGTTGGCGGTGACGAGGAGAAAAGCGATAAAGAAAAGCTTGCTGAGGCAGATCGCACCAAGTCCCCTGAGGCTTTTGAAGATTCCTCGGCCATGACGCAGCAGATTGCGTTATTCTCTCTGGAGCAATGGCAAGAGGCCATTTACACCAAGCTAGTGGATAAGGTCGGTACCCGCACCTACTGGGAAGACTGGGCCGATGACGTGGCCACCATCGCAGAAAACCAAGTCACCCGTATTACCGCGCTGGTAGACAACGCCGATGAGGATCTGCGCCAAGAATTCGATGAGTTTGTCGAGGGCCTGCGCAATAACTTGAACGATGGCATCACCGCTGATGATGCCATCTCCATGCTCTCGCAACACCTAATTACTGCACCGGTGTTCAATGCGCTATTTGAAAACCATGACTTCATTACGCACAACCCCGTAGCCCAAGTCATGGAGAAAATGGTTGCGGCTCTATCCCGGGCGAACCTTGATACAGAAACCGAATCGCTGGAAAAGTTCTACGAGTCCGTGCGCGTGCGTGCGTCCGAGGTAACCTCTGCTTCCGGTAAACAGCAGGTGATTAAGGAACTGTATGAGCGTTTCTTCCGCAAGGCCTTTAAGAAGCAAGCAGAAGCCCTTGGCATTGTTTATACCCCAGTGGAAATCGTGGACTTTATCCTGCGCGCTGCCGATGAGGTCTCCCGCAAGCACTTCGGCAAGGGGCTTAGCGATGAGGGCGTGAGCATCCTCGATCCTTTCGCTGGGACCTCGACGTTTATGGTGCGCTTGTTGCAGTCTGGGCTGATTAAGCCAGAAGACATGGCACGCAAATATGCCAACGAGCTATTCGCCACCGAGATTATGTTGCTGGCGTACTACGTCTCCACCGTCAATATCGAGACCACCTACAACGCCCTGCGTGAGGAAGCCGCCCAGCGCAATGGTGAACCAACACCGGACTACGTGCCGTTTACGAATATTGCCTTGGCGGATACCTTCCAAGTCCACGAAGATGGCGATATTCCAGACCTCAACATTTTCCGCGAGAACAACGCCACCATCGAGCGTCAAAAGAACGCGCCCATCAACGTGGTCATTGGTAATCCGCCATACTCCGCCGGCCAAAAGTCCGCGAACGACCTCAACGCTAACCAGAAGTATCCCAGCCTGGATAAGCGTATCGCTGATACCTACGCGGCCAAATCCACGGCACAGTTAAAGAATTCACTTTATGATTCTTATCTGCGCGCTTTCCGATGGGCTACCGACCGCATCGGTGACCAGGGCGTCGTAGCATTTGTCTCGAACGGCGGGTGGATCGACGGCAATACGGGTGACGGCGTGCGCTTGTCGATGGCCGAGGACTTCACCGATCTTTATATTTTTAACTTACGCGGCAACCAGCGCACTGCTGGTGAACAGTCACGAAAGGAAGGCGGAAAAATCTTCGGTTCTGGTTCTCGTAGCACTGTAGCCATCACCATCGGCATCAAAGATCCCACAAAGTCTGGTTTCCAGCTGCACTACCGAGACATCGGTGACTACCTCACCGCTGAAGAAAAACTAAGTATCGTCGATTCCTCCTCGATAGAAACCATTGACTGGCAATCTATCAAACCGAACAAAGAAGGCGACTGGTTGAACCAACGCTCTGAAGAGTTCGAGACTTGGCCCGCTATAGGTAGTAAAGGTGAGGTGGCCCAGAAGATCTTCGGAAAACTTTCATCGGGCGTCGCAACTAGCCGTGACGCATGGGTGTATTCATTGTCGATGAAACACTTGCGAGACAATATGCAGGTTTTTCTCGATAATTATTCAAAGGCGACAAAATCTTACAATAGCGAAGAAAGCTCAGTTCCCTTTAAGGATTGGTTGAAAGAAAATGACCAATTCTTAAACGGAATTAAGTGGACTGACATTCTTCAAAAGCGGGCTCAGAAGAACGAAAAAATCGAGCTAGATATGAGGGTTACAGCAAATGCTTATTATCGACCGTTCTTCCCTCAAAGGTTGTATCGAGACCCGAGATTGATGCACCGCCAGTATCAACTCCCCTCAATGTTCCCGACTCCAGAGCACTCCAATGTTGGGTATCTGCAACCCACGGTTGGTGCAAGCAAGCCGTACACCATGCTCGCGGTGGACCAGATTCCAGATCTCAATTTCTATGGTTCTGAAGGATCGCAATTCTTTACCCGCTTTACCTGGTCGCCGGTCGATGCGGAAGACGGTGGCCTGTTCGGTAAAGGAGGCATCGTTAAGCAGGGCGAAGCCAGTACGTACGGCCAGGTCGGTGAGGTTGTTGATGGGTATGTGCGGGTAGACAACATCACGGATGAGATTAAGCAGATTTACCGGGATGCGTTGGGCGGTGATGTCTCGGGTGATGACATCTTCCACTTTGTGTATGGAAAGTTGCATGACCCGGCCTATCGCACGCAGTATGCGGCGGATTTGAAGAAGATGTTGCCGCATATTGAAACGCCAAGCTCGCGTGCGGAGTTCGATAAGTTTGTCGCGGCGGGTAAGGAACTCATGGCGTTGCACGTGGRTTATGAGTCTGTGGRACCGTGGCCGCTGGRTATCCAGGTCAAGGGKGATGAGTCCAACCGTGAGACTTGGCGCGTGCAGAAGATGAAGTGGGCCAAGCGCAAGGACCCGGAAACGGGCAAGAACGTCAACGATGTGACGAAGCTGATCTACAACAAGCAGGTGACCATCTCCGGTATTCCGGCAGAGGCGGATCAGTACATGCTGGGCTCGCGCTCAGCGGTGGCGTGGTTGATTGACCGGTATCAGGTGAAGAAGGACAAGGCCTCCGGGATTGTGAATGACCCGAACGATTGGGCCGATGAGGTGGGCAACCCGCGCTACATCGTGGACCTGATTGGCAAGGTTACTCGCGTGGCGATGGAGACCGTGCGGATCGTGGATGACTTGGATTCTGATACAGGTGCATAGTTGTGGTTTGCACCCTTGAAGCTTCCCGCCTACGCCCGTAGACTTACGGTATCGTAACTTAGCTTTAGTGGGAGAAAGAAGTATCGCTGTGGCTCAGATACATACTGAAGGCAGTCAAGAAGCGGGGAAGTATTCCTTTAAGGAAGGCTTGGTGCAGCGCACCTATTGGATGGCGGACCGCGGCGAGCGGCCGCTGACCCGTGGCTGGGGTCATGCGCTGGCGGCGTTGCTTTCTGTCATTGCCTCCACCGTGCTTATTACGTATGCGTGGATGACGCTGCAGTGGTGGCAGGGACTAGGCGTTACTGTCTACGGCTTGGGCTTGGTGGGCCTTTTTGGTGTATCCGCGCTCTACCACCGCTACCCGTGGGCTAGTCCCCGGGCGGTGCAGTGGTGGCGCCGAGCGGATCACGCCACGATTGCGGTGTTCATTGCCGCGACCTACACACCGTTGTGCTTGATTGCGTTATCCCCAGGCCAGGCTGCCTGGATGCTAGCCACTGCGTGGGCGGGTGCGATTTTGGGCGTGATATTGAGCCTGGTGTGGATTGAGCACCCGAGATGGTTGGACGTTGTGGTCTATTTGGCGCTGGGCTGGCTGGTGCTACCGCTATTGCCCACGCTGTGGAGCCAGGCTGGTCCGGCGGTGGTCTGGCTGCTGCTGGCCGGCGGGGTGGTCTACTCCGTGGGTGCGCTGGTCTATGGCTTTAAGTGGCCAGGGCGCAACGCGCGTTATTACGGCTATCACGAGCACTTCCACACCGCGACCATCGCGGCGGCGGTGGTGCACCTCGTGGCGGTGTGGCAGGTTGTCGTAGGGGCTAGCTAAACCACGTTCTTCATCGTAATCCGAAGTGCCTGGGTGAGCGCGTATACGAATCTCTTACTTAAGCAACACTAAGCCGGTACCGTCCATTTTCTGAAAATAGCGCTGGCTCGTAATACGAGGTTGTCAAGATCGTCTTCAGAAGCGGTTATAGAAGTAACTAAATCTGCCCCAGCTTCTGCATTTTGCATGCGACACGGACGAGGAAGTTGGCGACCTTTTCCTCGTCCGTTGGTACTTCTTCATTAGATGGCATGCCTGTTTAGCGGTTCGCCAAAATCCGGAAAGTTTCCCGCCAGTCGTGTTCGACTTGCTTGGCTTGTGGTGAAGCTAAAATCTGCTCCACGTCCTCGTCGAGTTCGACATTGGGTAAGAGAACTTCTGGTGATTGAAGCGGAGATTGAGGAGTGGGCTTGCGCGAGTCTAATGCTTGGGAAAACTCTTGAAGTATTGCCGTAGCTTGGAGAACCTCGTTCGATTTTTGATCTTTCGCAATGCCACGACGGGCCTTGTTCCAGGCAAGTCCATGACTCAAATCAGACAGCTCGGTGGAGTCAACGCCACCGTAGAAAGTAATAATGCTATCTACTACTTCGCGCTCGTATGCACTTAGATTTTCGCTAAGGCCCCCAGGCACGCAAGGAACCGGCCAAGGACGGTGGGAGCCCGCTACCTGCCATGTCCGAGCGTGTAGCTCACGGGAGACGGGGCCATGCCGCCAAGCCTGAAACTCTTCGCAAAACATTGGCCGCCCTGTCCACGCGAAATGCCAGCCTTGGGAAAAGTAGCACAGCTTGTACAGCTTAAGCTTATCTACATTGGGAATACGTTCAGTGATGTATTGTCCCGCATCTACAATGCTAGCCATGCTCTCCTCCTTTCAGTGCTGCGACAAATTATACGGCCTCATCCGTTAGCAGGAAAGAGCGCTTGTGCATCGGTTCCGGTGGCCACGGCGGCAGCCAGCAGCATGCGGGATTGCGGCGCGCGGAGATCGCCGGAGGTGATAACACCGGCATCGGCAAGCGTGGCGCCGCCACCGGCACCGCCGTAAATACCGGCGACGGGGCCGTGATCCACGCGGGTGGTAAGTACAACCGGAACGGTCTTGGCGGCTTCCATGGCGGCGTTGGCCAGATCCGGGCCGATGTTGCCGGAACCCATGCCCTCAATCACGATGGCCTGTGCGCCTTTGGCCAGGGACTGCTCAATCAGATCGGCGGGCGCGKCGGGGKRGGSGGSGRTGATGTCGACGCGAACATCGCGRAGAGGSGRGKAGTCGAGGGSTGCTGGGSGCTCGGGGRACTTCTCTTCGCTATTGGTGGCAAAGCCGTCGGCCTTTTCCGTATCGGATTTGAATGCGCCGCGGGCGGGGATGACCTTACCGCCAAAGGCGATGAACGTCCCGTGGCCCGCGTAATCAGGGTTCGTGACGGTCTCTACTGCGGTGGCGAGGTTTTCTGGCCCATCTGGGTCGGAGTCATCGAAGGGGCGCATCGCGCCGGTGAGCACCACGGGCTTGTCGCTGTCGTGGAAGGTATCGAGCGCGATGGCGGTTTCTTCCATGGAGTCCGTGCCGTGGGTGACGATGATGCCATCGACGTCATCGCGCTGCAGCTGTTCGTGCACGGCGGTGATGATCTTATCGGTATCAGCCAAGTTCATCGCGGAAGAATCGAGATTAGCGATGTCTTTGACCTCAAGATCGAGCTTGTCTTTATCGAATTCGCCATACAGTGGCTCTACCAGGTCAGAGCCGGTGACGGTGGGAACCACCGCGCCCTTGTCATCATGGGTGCTGGCGATGGTGCCGCCGGTGGAAAGAACCACGACGTGGCCTTCAATGGCGGAGCGCTCCTTGGCCGCTGCGCCAGCCGCCTTGGAGGAGGTGGCGCTGCTGGAGCTCGAACTCGTAGCGGAGCTGCTGGCGCTACTGGAGCTGGTCGCGGAGTTGGAGCTCGACGCCGTGGTGGATGACTCCGAGGTTTCTTCCGTGGTGGACGCAGACGAGCTGGTCGTCTGCGTGGCGGAGGCATCATCCTTGTCTGTCTGGTTGGCCGGGTTCTGACAGGAGGCCAACAATAATGCGGAGGCAACTAATGCGGCGGAGTACTGCACCCTGCGGCGCAGGCGTGGGTTAGACATATCAGCTCATTTCTCTAGCGTGGTTTCTGTTACCTATTTAATACCACGCTAGGGTATAAGCGCCGCGCCATAGAAAATGTATTGAAAATTTAATCCACGTGTTGGTGATGCGGCGCCACAATGAGCGGCTTAGGGGAGTACTCGCCGCGCAGTTCGCGCAAGATATTGGCGTGTTCGGCCAAGCGGATGTCCTCCTCCGTCTGCGGGGTGAAGGTGCGCGCGGTCATCGGCTGCCCATCGCGGTCCATGCCAATATAGGCCACGGTGGCGTGGATGGCGGTCTTTAAATTGTCGCGGCCGCCGCGGGGATCGTCGGCGCGGACGTGGATGGACATCTGCATGGAGCGGGTATCGGTGCGCATCATGCGGGCATCGACCTCAATGAGATCCCCGATGGAAATGGGCCGATAAAAGCGGATACCGCCGGCATAGACGGCCACGGTGCGCTCGCCGGACCACTCCATGGTGCAGGCCGTGCCGGCCTCATCGATCCACTGCATCGCGGTGCCACCGTGTACCTTGCCGCCCCAGTTGACGTCGGTGGGCTTGGCTAAAAAGCGGTTGACCATGCGCGGGGCATCGGATGGCCCATCGTAGGTCTGCTTGTCCATTTCCTGCTCAATGGCCTTGCGCAGCTCGATGCGGGATTTCGCGGCCTCGGCCACGCGCAGGTGCTCATCGGAATCCGGCACGAAGGTGGGCACCGGGGTGGTCTTATTGCTCTCGGGGTCCTTGGCTACGAAGATCACCAAGCAGTCGCAGGCGCGGGTGAAAATGCCTTCGCGGGGATCAGCAGAAAGCACCTCGTTGATGATGTGCATGGAAGACCGGCCGGTCATCGCAATGCGCGAGCGCACCTCTACGATGTGCCCGGAGGGAATGGGGCGGGTGAAGTGGATATGGCCCACATATGCGGTCACGCAGTATTGGCCGGACCACTGCACGGCGCAGGCATAGGCTGCCTTATCGATCCATTCCAGCACGCGCCCGCCATTGATGCCGGGGGCGCCGGCCATGGTGACATCGGTAGGCGATGCCATAAAGCGCAGCGTGAGAGCAGGGGACTTTGGGGAATCCGCAGCGGAGTCAGTAGATGACATAAACAACAAGATAACAGTCGCTATGCTGTGGCTATGCATAAACCCGTTGATCCCGCCGCCACGCGCGCGGCCGTCATCGCCATCAAGGACTGGATTCAGGACCCGGACGGGCAACAAAAGCCAGGCAGGGCCCTGCTTGCCGATGCCGTCCGTCGCACCGCCCGCACCCTCGAGGCCGACGCGCCGGGGCATTCGGTGGAGCTGCGCGTACCCCCATTTGTTGCGGTGCAGTGCATTGAAGGCCCCCGTCACACGCGCGGCACCCCACCCAATGTGGTGGAAATGGATGCGGAGACCTGGCTGCGTTTGGCCACCGGTGTCACGGACTGGGACGAGGTCAAAAACACAGGTCGCGTTGATGCTTCCGGGTCGCGTTCAGGGGAGATTGCACAGTGGCTGCCGATTATTCCGTTAGTTTTCGACGGCCCAACGCGCTAATATAAACGCCGTGGTAGAAGTACATACTCCTAGTATCACTGACCTTGACGATCGTAACGAGGAGGAACCCCGCGAAGAGTGTGGCGTCTTTGGCGTCTGGGCTCCCGGGGAGGAAGTCTCCAAACTTACCTACTTTGGCCTTTTTGCTCTCCAGCACCGCGGCCAAGAAGCCGCCGGCATTGCGGTGGGCGATGATGACCGCATCGTCGTCTTCAAAGACATGGGCCTAGTGGCCAATATTTTCGATGAATCGACCCTTTCTGCCTTAAACGGCAATGTGGCGGTGGGCCATACGCGCTATTCCACGGCCGGTGGCAAGGAATGGTCCAACGTGCAGCCAATGTTTTCCACCTCCTCTACGGGCGTGGATATTGCCTTGGGCCACAACGGCAACCTGGTCAATTACCTCGAGCTGCGCGCAGAGGCCGTCGAGCGCGGCCTGATTAAGCCGCACGAGGAATCGGTTTCTGACTCGATGTGCTTGTCCATGCTGCTTGCCGATGGCGTCGATGACACCACCTCCGTTTTCGACTCCGCCCGCGAGCTCCTGCCGCGGGTGAAGGGCGCATTCTGCTTGACCTTTACCGATGGCCATACCATGTACGCCGCGCGCGACCCGCAGGGCGTGCGCCCGCTCGTCTTGGGCCGTCTGGCCAAAGGTTGGGTCGTCGCCTCCGAGACCTGCGCGTTGGATATCTGCGGTGCGCAGTTTATTCGCGAGATCGAGCCGGGCGAGCTCGTTGCCATCGATGAGGCGGGCATTCGCTCTGAAAATTTC
This is a stretch of genomic DNA from Corynebacterium accolens. It encodes these proteins:
- a CDS encoding Panacea domain-containing protein, coding for MASIVDAGQYITERIPNVDKLKLYKLCYFSQGWHFAWTGRPMFCEEFQAWRHGPVSRELHARTWQVAGSHRPWPVPCVPGGLSENLSAYEREVVDSIITFYGGVDSTELSDLSHGLAWNKARRGIAKDQKSNEVLQATAILQEFSQALDSRKPTPQSPLQSPEVLLPNVELDEDVEQILASPQAKQVEHDWRETFRILANR
- the purF gene encoding amidophosphoribosyltransferase, which produces MVEVHTPSITDLDDRNEEEPREECGVFGVWAPGEEVSKLTYFGLFALQHRGQEAAGIAVGDDDRIVVFKDMGLVANIFDESTLSALNGNVAVGHTRYSTAGGKEWSNVQPMFSTSSTGVDIALGHNGNLVNYLELRAEAVERGLIKPHEESVSDSMCLSMLLADGVDDTTSVFDSARELLPRVKGAFCLTFTDGHTMYAARDPQGVRPLVLGRLAKGWVVASETCALDICGAQFIREIEPGELVAIDEAGIRSENFAPVKRSGCVFEYVYLARPDSDINGRSVNASRVEIGRRLAREYPVEDADLVIPVPESGNPAAVGYARESGITFAHGLVKNAYVGRTFIQPTQTLRQLGIRLKLNPLREVIDGKKLVVVDDSIVRGNTQHALIRMLREAGAAEVHVRXXXPPVKWPCFYGIDFASPGELIANASPSDDPEEICSTICETIGADSLGFVSIDEMVAATEQPRSELCTACFSGDYPLGLPAGNPNADAVRTLLGTQ
- a CDS encoding sterol carrier family protein → MHKPVDPAATRAAVIAIKDWIQDPDGQQKPGRALLADAVRRTARTLEADAPGHSVELRVPPFVAVQCIEGPRHTRGTPPNVVEMDAETWLRLATGVTDWDEVKNTGRVDASGSRSGEIAQWLPIIPLVFDGPTR
- the trhA gene encoding PAQR family membrane homeostasis protein TrhA, with the translated sequence MADRGERPLTRGWGHALAALLSVIASTVLITYAWMTLQWWQGLGVTVYGLGLVGLFGVSALYHRYPWASPRAVQWWRRADHATIAVFIAATYTPLCLIALSPGQAAWMLATAWAGAILGVILSLVWIEHPRWLDVVVYLALGWLVLPLLPTLWSQAGPAVVWLLLAGGVVYSVGALVYGFKWPGRNARYYGYHEHFHTATIAAAVVHLVAVWQVVVGAS
- a CDS encoding acyl-CoA thioesterase, whose translation is MSSTDSAADSPKSPALTLRFMASPTDVTMAGAPGINGGRVLEWIDKAAYACAVQWSGQYCVTAYVGHIHFTRPIPSGHIVEVRSRIAMTGRSSMHIINEVLSADPREGIFTRACDCLVIFVAKDPESNKTTPVPTFVPDSDEHLRVAEAAKSRIELRKAIEQEMDKQTYDGPSDAPRMVNRFLAKPTDVNWGGKVHGGTAMQWIDEAGTACTMEWSGERTVAVYAGGIRFYRPISIGDLIEVDARMMRTDTRSMQMSIHVRADDPRGGRDNLKTAIHATVAYIGMDRDGQPMTARTFTPQTEEDIRLAEHANILRELRGEYSPKPLIVAPHHQHVD